GTTCTGCATCCGCCAAAACCCGATTTTGGCTTGACCAGATGGTAGCGCGATGACAGGATCATATCAACAAATGTTATAAACTTAACAAAACGGCGTTATCCAAGTTTTTGCCGTCAAGGGAAATGCTCCATTATGACTGAACAGCGTCCGCTCGTTGCAAGTGATCTTGCATCTTATATTGACCATACCCTGTTGGCTGCCGATGCCACCCCGGATCAGATTGTTTCACTGTGTGCCGAAGCACGTAAGCATTCGTTCATGTCCGTTTGCGTCAACCCGATTTTTATTCCCCTGGCTGTCCGCGAACTAGGTGATTCCGGTGTTCGGGCGTGTTCTGTTGTTTGTTTCCCGTTCGGTGCAGACCCGGTTGCTGCCAAGGTTGCCGAAACCCGCTGGGTTGTTGAGCAGGGTGCGAACGAAGTTGATATGGTGATTGCGCTGGGCCTTTTGAAAAGCGGTGATACCGACGCCGTCCGCGCTGATATCGCAGCTGTGAAAGAAGCCTGCGGCGATGCCATTCTGAAGGTGATCATTGAAGCAGCCCTGCTGACCGATGAACAGAAGGTGCTGGCCTGTGAACTTTCCAAACAGGCAGGGGCTGATTTTGTTAAAACCTCTACCGGGTTTGCCGGTGGTGGTGCAACCGCCGAAGATGTTGCCCTGATGCGTAAAACCGTTGGCCCGGATATCGGGGTCAAGGCATCGGGTGGTGTGCGCACGACTGAAGATGCTTTTAAAATGATTGCAGCAGGGGCTTCGCGTATCGGGGCCAGTGCAAGCATTCGTATCATTGGTCAGTAAGACAGGGGCTGGTTGGGCCAG
The DNA window shown above is from Thalassospira sp. TSL5-1 and carries:
- the deoC gene encoding deoxyribose-phosphate aldolase translates to MTEQRPLVASDLASYIDHTLLAADATPDQIVSLCAEARKHSFMSVCVNPIFIPLAVRELGDSGVRACSVVCFPFGADPVAAKVAETRWVVEQGANEVDMVIALGLLKSGDTDAVRADIAAVKEACGDAILKVIIEAALLTDEQKVLACELSKQAGADFVKTSTGFAGGGATAEDVALMRKTVGPDIGVKASGGVRTTEDAFKMIAAGASRIGASASIRIIGQ